A window of the Cystobacter fuscus genome harbors these coding sequences:
- a CDS encoding bifunctional serine/threonine-protein kinase/formylglycine-generating enzyme family protein, whose product MSECLTDEILARLLDGRLTAEELTHMHEHMDECSQCREFVLRLIHRTSSQEESQEETAPLPIAGWTPPTEFDEFRLVRPLGQGAMGVVYLARDTRLRRLVAVKFIASRHPEAQARERFHKEAQAIAQLQHTNVVTVFRIGQVGDHPYIITEYLEGQTLSTLDLPLPWRRALGLGVGLARGLEAAHAAGVLHRDLKPSNAFLTLSGEVKLLDFGLAEFVDHSAPGESGLARTVVGTPSYMAPELFQRESATPQSDLYALGVVLYQLCTGKLPARSWTGSTKSPPEPARSSEDEGPPSLTEDVPGIDLDFASLIQRCLHVAPDQRYGSAEALRAALERLHVPEVRWEGNPYRGLASFEAEHRALFFGRDADIEGVLERLRRQPLVLIAGDSGIGKSSLCRAGILPRATQGALDGSRNFTSLTLQPGRRPLAALAAALVPVLKRPEDELGAWLAEQPGRLGPALRALCGPGQGLLLFVDQLEELITLSEPAQAEHFARLLGELGELTESSSGVRVLVAVRGDFLTRAGVLPGLDTAFERALYLLRPLSADGVREAIVGPARGRGVTFEAAALQTLVEAMARGSGSLPLLQFALAELWERRDSVRGHITQASLEAMGGVAGALSRHADAVLAPLHETGQRAARQLLGLLITAEGTRGERSEEELLTVSPEAGTALRALVEGRLLQARAVGGRTHYELAHEALITSWGTLRRWLDEDVGQRALRQRLEVARAEWERLGRPEELLWRKRQLDEARALPAADPGSREQDFLRASWRAVRREELRRGLAMFLVVFLVGGIYGGLSLWGHLETQCAVEEKRGLARAEFALGHEWRQRASAARTQALELFDPEGAGTKGEPHQRWAKAEEIWREEAIQAFNIADTAHAEAWRALEDILERVGNETDTHELRIQLTHERLLLAEEFHRTEASAQFLLDLKRLTATDPVWRERLDALAGLEVQTTPPGAGVELCRYKKSKGMWQCEPVSLPSPQTPIARLSLEAGSYHLRFTREGQAPVDLPLLLERGKTEQIQINLPSSVPEDYVYIPPGCFLMGSNDLEEVRDFMRSMPMHKRCMKEGEGYLMGKYEVTLDDWIRYLESGAATEEERNLLVTEKSSAWGALTLRPLGADSWEFSLKLASGDVLTARDDQRLRYPHRSLRQEQNWRRFPLAGVSAKELSGYLSWLNRTELPGVRLCNEMEWVRAARGADDRRYPHGSQLEPDDANFDETYGRQPENFGPDEVGAHPAAVSPFGIHDMAGNVSEMVQPPVADLGDIVIPGGAWYFERIVAFIPNRQAFTATSRDVTVGVRLCASWPPR is encoded by the coding sequence ATGTCCGAATGTCTGACAGATGAGATCCTCGCGAGGCTCCTCGATGGGCGGCTGACCGCGGAGGAGCTGACCCACATGCATGAGCACATGGATGAATGCTCCCAATGCCGTGAGTTCGTCCTCAGGCTCATCCACCGCACTTCCTCCCAGGAAGAGTCTCAGGAAGAGACAGCGCCGCTTCCCATCGCGGGTTGGACACCTCCCACTGAGTTCGATGAGTTCCGTCTGGTGCGCCCGCTCGGCCAGGGTGCCATGGGGGTCGTCTACCTCGCACGGGACACGAGGCTGCGACGGTTGGTCGCGGTGAAGTTCATCGCCTCGCGCCATCCGGAGGCACAGGCCCGAGAGCGGTTCCACAAGGAGGCGCAGGCCATCGCGCAACTGCAACACACCAACGTCGTCACCGTGTTCCGCATCGGCCAGGTCGGTGACCACCCCTACATCATCACCGAGTACCTCGAAGGACAGACCCTGAGCACGCTGGACCTGCCGCTGCCCTGGCGACGTGCCCTCGGTCTGGGGGTCGGTCTGGCGCGAGGGCTCGAGGCCGCCCATGCCGCGGGAGTGCTGCACCGGGATCTCAAGCCCTCCAATGCCTTTCTCACCCTCTCGGGTGAAGTGAAGCTGCTCGACTTCGGGCTGGCCGAGTTCGTCGACCACTCCGCCCCCGGCGAGTCGGGCCTCGCGCGTACCGTCGTGGGAACACCCTCCTATATGGCACCCGAGCTCTTCCAGAGAGAATCGGCGACGCCACAGAGCGATCTCTATGCGCTCGGCGTGGTCCTCTATCAGTTGTGCACGGGGAAGCTGCCCGCGCGCTCCTGGACCGGGAGCACGAAATCCCCTCCCGAGCCCGCGCGGTCCTCGGAGGACGAGGGCCCTCCTTCGCTCACCGAGGACGTGCCGGGCATCGACCTGGACTTCGCCTCGCTCATCCAGCGCTGTCTCCACGTCGCTCCCGACCAGCGCTACGGCTCCGCCGAGGCCCTGCGTGCCGCGCTCGAGAGGCTCCATGTGCCCGAGGTACGCTGGGAGGGCAATCCCTACCGGGGCCTGGCGTCCTTCGAGGCCGAGCACCGCGCGCTCTTCTTCGGGCGCGACGCCGACATCGAAGGGGTGCTCGAGCGCCTGCGCCGCCAGCCCCTCGTCCTCATCGCTGGGGACTCGGGGATCGGCAAGTCCTCACTGTGCCGCGCCGGCATCCTCCCTCGAGCCACCCAGGGCGCGCTCGACGGCTCCCGCAACTTCACGTCCCTCACGCTCCAGCCCGGCCGACGTCCTCTCGCGGCCCTCGCCGCCGCACTCGTGCCCGTCCTCAAGCGGCCAGAGGACGAGCTCGGCGCATGGCTCGCCGAGCAGCCCGGACGGCTGGGGCCGGCGCTCCGGGCCCTTTGCGGGCCGGGGCAGGGTCTGCTCCTCTTCGTCGACCAGCTCGAGGAGCTCATCACCCTCAGCGAGCCCGCCCAGGCGGAGCACTTCGCGCGACTCCTGGGTGAGCTGGGCGAGTTGACCGAGTCCTCATCCGGTGTCCGCGTGCTCGTCGCGGTGCGCGGTGATTTCCTCACCCGGGCCGGTGTGCTGCCGGGCCTGGACACCGCGTTCGAGCGGGCGCTCTACCTGTTGCGGCCCCTGAGCGCCGACGGGGTCCGCGAGGCCATTGTCGGCCCCGCCCGGGGTCGAGGCGTGACCTTCGAGGCCGCGGCCCTCCAGACCCTCGTCGAGGCCATGGCTCGGGGCTCGGGCAGCCTGCCCCTGCTCCAGTTCGCCCTGGCCGAGCTGTGGGAGCGCCGGGACTCCGTCAGGGGCCACATCACCCAGGCCTCGCTGGAGGCCATGGGCGGCGTGGCCGGCGCGTTGTCGCGCCATGCCGACGCGGTGCTCGCGCCGCTCCACGAGACCGGGCAGCGGGCCGCGCGTCAGTTGCTCGGTCTGCTCATCACGGCCGAGGGGACCCGTGGCGAGCGGAGCGAAGAGGAACTTCTCACGGTCTCCCCGGAGGCTGGCACCGCCCTGCGAGCGCTCGTCGAAGGGCGTCTGCTCCAGGCGCGCGCCGTGGGTGGACGGACCCACTACGAGCTGGCCCACGAGGCACTCATCACGAGTTGGGGGACGTTGCGCCGTTGGCTCGATGAGGACGTCGGCCAGCGCGCGCTCCGGCAGCGCCTGGAGGTGGCTCGTGCCGAGTGGGAGCGTCTGGGGCGTCCCGAGGAGCTCCTCTGGCGCAAGCGCCAGCTGGATGAGGCGCGGGCTCTCCCCGCCGCGGACCCGGGCTCGCGCGAGCAGGACTTCCTCCGCGCTTCATGGCGCGCCGTGCGCCGCGAGGAGCTGCGCCGCGGATTGGCCATGTTCCTCGTCGTGTTCCTGGTGGGAGGAATCTATGGCGGATTGAGTCTGTGGGGGCATCTGGAGACCCAGTGCGCCGTCGAAGAGAAGCGGGGCCTCGCCCGGGCGGAGTTCGCCCTGGGGCACGAATGGCGTCAGCGCGCCAGCGCCGCTCGCACTCAGGCGCTTGAGCTGTTCGACCCTGAAGGCGCCGGGACGAAAGGAGAACCGCACCAGCGCTGGGCGAAGGCCGAGGAGATCTGGCGTGAGGAGGCGATCCAGGCGTTCAACATCGCCGACACCGCCCATGCCGAAGCGTGGCGAGCCCTCGAAGATATCCTCGAGCGCGTTGGCAATGAGACGGATACGCACGAGCTTCGCATCCAGCTCACCCATGAGCGCCTCCTGCTCGCCGAGGAATTCCACCGCACGGAGGCAAGCGCCCAGTTCCTCCTGGACCTCAAGCGGCTGACGGCCACGGACCCCGTCTGGCGGGAGCGGCTCGATGCGTTGGCGGGGCTCGAGGTCCAGACCACGCCACCGGGCGCGGGTGTCGAACTCTGTCGGTACAAGAAGTCCAAAGGCATGTGGCAGTGCGAGCCCGTGAGTTTGCCCAGCCCCCAGACGCCCATCGCCCGGCTGTCTCTCGAGGCGGGCTCCTATCATCTCCGCTTCACCCGAGAGGGCCAGGCGCCGGTCGATCTTCCACTCCTGCTCGAGCGGGGCAAGACCGAGCAGATCCAGATCAACCTTCCTTCCTCCGTGCCCGAAGACTACGTCTACATTCCCCCCGGGTGCTTCCTTATGGGCAGCAACGATCTGGAAGAAGTGCGGGACTTCATGCGCAGCATGCCGATGCACAAGCGCTGCATGAAGGAGGGAGAGGGCTACCTCATGGGCAAGTACGAGGTGACCCTGGACGACTGGATAAGGTATCTCGAATCCGGGGCCGCGACGGAGGAGGAGCGAAACCTGCTGGTGACGGAGAAATCCAGCGCGTGGGGGGCGCTCACGCTGCGGCCCCTGGGCGCTGACTCCTGGGAGTTTTCCCTCAAGCTGGCGAGTGGGGACGTCCTCACGGCGCGCGACGACCAGCGTCTGCGCTACCCCCACCGGAGCTTGCGCCAGGAGCAGAACTGGAGACGATTCCCCCTCGCGGGGGTCTCCGCCAAGGAACTCTCGGGCTACCTCTCCTGGTTGAACCGCACCGAGCTGCCGGGAGTGCGCCTGTGCAATGAGATGGAGTGGGTGCGTGCCGCTCGAGGTGCCGACGATCGCAGGTATCCGCACGGCTCCCAACTCGAGCCGGACGATGCCAATTTCGATGAGACCTATGGCCGTCAGCCCGAGAACTTCGGGCCCGATGAGGTCGGCGCCCATCCCGCCGCGGTGAGTCCCTTTGGCATCCACGACATGGCGGGCAATGTCTCCGAGATGGTTCAACCGCCGGTCGCGGATCTCGGTGACATCGTCATTCCGGGGGGCGCCTGGTATTTCGAGCGCATCGTGGCGTTCATTCCCAATCGTCAGGCATTCACCGCCACGTCTCGGGATGTCACCGTGGGTGTGCGCCTGTGCGCCTCATGGCCCCCGCGGTGA
- a CDS encoding ADYC domain-containing protein, which yields MMKNRLVVVACLMVGTPVLAAPPRPRPCQDRSPDRNGTRQGTLLWGMNGEGVLASVALDGARLEDKTLSGLRLERGHLVASPDSPSLEGVVFQGKTLDGKSVEVALCLAEPYQMDPSQVRYQIEVWKPEHAMWENPCMATDPVSTPRALAVPGVWDASGARQEMAGAFTFACEAGAIAKCVEWRYKPWAKKDGKSLADIHQACTRMARADYCGNGNSHTRDGNSIDVYDGLKVMERSTVSNELWDVRRGSFEAAWSTEGALCLSHTRDGRAVEEVMAECPNLFQRSDKDLGEGDQCTVVRKGANVEEAPLRNRSYGHGEQALFQGAVP from the coding sequence ATGATGAAGAATCGACTGGTCGTTGTGGCTTGTCTCATGGTGGGCACTCCTGTACTCGCCGCACCTCCGCGGCCGCGGCCCTGCCAGGACCGGAGCCCCGACCGCAATGGCACACGACAGGGCACGCTCCTCTGGGGCATGAATGGAGAGGGCGTGCTGGCATCGGTGGCGCTGGACGGTGCGCGGCTCGAGGACAAGACCCTGTCGGGACTGCGACTGGAGAGGGGGCACCTGGTGGCCTCTCCCGATTCTCCCTCCCTGGAGGGTGTGGTGTTCCAGGGGAAGACCCTCGATGGCAAATCCGTGGAGGTGGCGCTCTGCCTCGCCGAGCCCTATCAGATGGATCCCTCCCAGGTGAGGTACCAGATCGAGGTGTGGAAGCCAGAGCACGCGATGTGGGAGAACCCGTGCATGGCCACGGACCCTGTGTCCACGCCGCGAGCGCTGGCCGTGCCGGGGGTGTGGGATGCATCCGGTGCTCGCCAGGAGATGGCGGGGGCGTTCACCTTCGCGTGTGAGGCCGGCGCCATCGCCAAGTGTGTGGAGTGGCGCTACAAGCCATGGGCGAAGAAGGATGGGAAATCGCTGGCGGACATTCACCAGGCGTGCACGCGCATGGCGAGGGCGGACTACTGCGGGAATGGGAACAGCCACACGCGGGATGGCAACTCCATTGACGTCTACGATGGGCTGAAGGTGATGGAGCGCTCGACGGTGTCGAACGAGCTCTGGGATGTGCGGCGGGGTTCGTTCGAGGCGGCGTGGAGCACCGAGGGCGCTTTGTGTTTGTCACATACGCGAGACGGGCGGGCGGTGGAGGAGGTGATGGCGGAATGCCCCAATCTTTTCCAGAGATCGGACAAGGATCTGGGCGAGGGCGACCAGTGCACGGTGGTGCGCAAGGGGGCGAACGTCGAAGAGGCGCCGCTGCGCAACCGCTCGTATGGCCATGGCGAGCAGGCCCTGTTTCAGGGCGCGGTGCCATAG